The stretch of DNA acgattgttactatcgggtcatccggatgtgtacctcggTCGGTGGATTAAAGATGTTTTTGCATTCACCCCATGGTGAACCCCCAGATGTTACGTATACTGTGGTTTTTccaatcacagttcggacatgcatttaaacgcatgcacacccagggaaaggaaccctttacCGGAACTATtttctctggaagatgtttcttacaatcataatgtaatataacataactagccggatacaaATTGTCtcttcaagcaactatgacccctacgcctggtttccatgcataccccggtctATATTACCGCTcaggtattcggaaacactccgcaccttcgggtccagaggtcgaagcgaaaaggtttgccatgacaatcgttttacaattcagctagagttacatatgtcaaggaaagtacatagtcacttggactcaaaAATGTCCTCCTCCATATCGTCTAGCAGgctgtctaacttacaatcctgctgggaatacttggcggctacttatacttggtcatataccaagtTAATGGGAGCTTCTTTTCCATCTGACCCTAGAGATCCGACCCAAGCCACATGATCCGGATCAAGCTTGGTTTACTGTgctttcaccatggcccaggcttctcgtgcaccttcccggcaggccgatatcttccacaatcaaAAGCGCCGCTGCGCTCCCTTGTATAGTTGTATAAGCTCCTCCATATTTCCTagaggggaggcggatggccacaaggccttggcAACACTTCGCATCGCCTGCCGAGATTGCTCGAGCACTTGCGACAGCTCTTGTAGCAGATCGCCCGAGAATCTAGACATCTCCTATTCGGGACGACcggtcagcatacctgcagacataactctgtcagtcCCCTTTTATATCTGAATTATTCAAAGGTAAGTTCGACCACATACTGAATATGTCGCCTTGCagccttttattctcctttacggagtcagcAGCTGGGCacgcacatctttcagttcctcgCCCAGTTGGGTATTGGAATCCTGGAGCTTGTTTTTCTCCTCCACGACTCGTATCAGCACACGCTCGCCCGTAGCTAGTAGTTTTTTGGCTTCTTGTTCTCCCCTTTGAGTGGCTTTCAGTTGCTCTTGCAGTTGATCTGCTGATCCTATTAAGAGGTGAGCAATTGTGTTAGCATTATTGGTATACCATTATGTTTTCTCGATGGAGGGGAACATTACCAGATGATGCCTTCTTgaatttctccagttcggcattggcagcagTTAGCTGGGTCCGATACTTATCTAGTTCCTAAGATAACAGGCTGTTCTTCTCCTCAAGAACCTGGTTATACAATGATCCTTCAATCAATTGGatcaactgcttcaagtctcgggggctactggtatataacTATCAGATTGGTACAATATAAACTTACCCACATATCTTTTAGATGTTGGTCCGTGGCTCCTACAAGCCCATCCTGAGCATCTCGGATGTACGCATCAGCCGAgctgaaggcatcaaatgcctcctTTCAAAAGCCGGGATCACGGAGAGCGGCCCTCCGACGACGATGATTCGTGGCTTTCTCCACTTCAGAGTTCGTGACGGACATATTGTCTGAATCCTCTACGAAAGGACAATTCGGCGCCACTCCCGTGTCAGCCCCCGTCCTTAGGGCAGGGTCCAGAACCTGACTAGTGGAGGCACGACCGGCAGGATCCCTGGATATAGTCTGGTGGACACTTTTCCTGATAGAATGCGGCGAATGGCATCACGATTTGATGTGGCAATCAGAAGATGTATTCTTCAAAAGAAAAGCCTTACCTCTTTGACGAGGGTTCTGCCATATTATcatttgccttcctcttcgaagatgtGCTCGGCGCAGGCGCCGCTCTCCTCGGAGACACTTCTGGTGCACGTTGTGGCGTTGAGCGCCTCCCCTTTGGAACACGAAATAGTGTGGTGGGTGAGGCATAGTAAGGAAACTCTTTCAAAGAAGGTGTCTTTTACATGCGAAGCAGGGAGGAGGCCGGGGTAATCAGCGATGATGGGTACTTCTGTACCATCGTAGCTCGTCTGATGGAATActccatcctcgagctccacaaatatgtccggatcttcttcgaatCCGGGGTCAAGGTCCCGGTTGTGACCCTCTGGCTGGGGGCGGGGCTATGGATCCCCTCGATAGCCTTCCACCATTCCTGTAACGAGTGGATAGGTTACTGTCCATCAAAAATGATTTAGGGAGAGGAGTTAAAATGGTGGGATCGGAgcttacccagctaggaggattatacatggaaaatccatctcgACATTGGAGACGAGTGAattcctccttctcccctttctacagttcggccaatattttggtCAAAGCGGCGGGGGTTTTCGGACCCTTCCAACCACAGCGTGAGGCGACATCTTCCtcattatagtgccacatgggaagcccttTTTATTGGAGTGGTTGGAGCCCGCGCACTATGGAGATCACCATTACCTCGATTATTGACAGTCCGGACTGGGCGAGCGCCTTAATCTTGCCCATCAACTGACAGACTTCTGCGCTATCCTCCTCCTCGAGACTCCGGGGACGCCATCTGCAGCGTTTGTTCAACGGAGCGCCTGAAAATTCGGGGAGGCCCATTGGACCGGGTCAGGAAGAGCGACGTcgtcaatatagaaccattcggaaggccactcttcggaGGCCTTCTTCGGCGTGTCGGATAGGTATCCAGTCCCGGTggtacgccacacttcggctcctcccaTTTCGAATATTGACCCCCCTTGAttacgagggacgaggcagaacagttttctccataaatcaaaatgggcctcgcatcctaggaatagctcgcatagagcaacgtaacccgcgatgtgcaggatggaggcgggagtgaaactgtgcagttggaggccataatactccagaagtccttggaggaagggatggattggaaatccgacgCCTCTTAGCAAGAAGGGAACGAAGCATACTCGTTCCCCCTGGACGGATTGGGGAAGTTCTCCACCTGAACCCCGCCATTGAAGGACGTCATCCCTGCTCGGACGGGGACTAGATCCGCGTGAGGAAGAAAAACCTGCTTTTGCAGCTTCGATAGCTGACTGTGAGATacggagcatctctcccaatcacccTTTTCGGAGCCGTGGGGACGAGAGGAAGAGCTGAGAGCGTTAGCCATGTTGGGGTGGTTCCGCTTAGCAAGCTCAGAGGATTTTCTCGCGGGGtgtggaatggatctgagatctattctctttaaataggcacctCTCTTGTACCGTCAGGGTGGAATGTGCAAAAATACCCCGACCTCTCATATTCACTCGACAGGTGGAAGCTGAAGTCAGGAAGGCGCGGAAGCCAAGGGGTACGACATTAAATGGAAAGCCGAATACATCACTTTGAAGTcatcagaggaggaacccgccttgcaatgccgaagactatctgcgcgccggacacctcgtcattgaagtctggttcgggggctactaagggagtcctggactaaggggtcctcgggcgtccgacctattggacatgggccagactgatgggctatgaagatacaaagaccgaagactctacctgtgtccgaatgggactctccttggcatggaaggcaagcttggcgaccaaatatgaagattcctttctctgtaaccgaccttatgtaaccctagatccctccggtgtttatataaaccggagggctaggtccgtagagatatattcctcataatcatagtcagacaggctagacttttagggtttagccatgacgatctcgtggtagatcaactcttgtaatactcatattcatcaagatcaatcaagcaggaagtagggtattacctccattgagagggcccgaacctgggtaaacattgtgtcccctgtctcctgttaccatcggccttagacgcacagttcgggaccccctacccgagatccaccagttttgacaccgacagggagtCCTATGTACGAAACAAGGAATGCCGAGAGCTTGCCATTCCACAAGTTGGTGATCCTCATTTCCTCGGTGCCTTTCATCCCCACGAGCATAATCTCACACTTATTGAAGTTGATCTGCATGCCATACATCGCTTGACAACATAGTAGGAGACGTTTAATAGTGGTGATGTTTGTGATGGTCAAGTTCAAACATGAGGATCGTGTCGACCTGTAGGTgtgaccccccccccccatatGGTGAGAAATGACACCCTTAAGGTGGCCCTCCGGTTTCTCTTTGCCGTACCTAAGGCGTTCATGGTAACATCAAACATGTGCGAGGAGATGGGATCACCTTGTCTAAGGTCCATCTTCTTCCTAAAGAAAGGGTTGACGTCCTCATTGAAACAGATTGCAGTCTTCCAACCTAATTCCAACCTAAGACCTGTTGCATCATCTGATGCACGCAAAGCAACATGAAAACCTAACAGATCAACACCTAGGGAAGGAAGTGCCAATTAACTTGGCCATAGGCATTTTCAAAAACAAGTTTCCTTGTGTTTTAAACTTTGACTCCGTGAATCACCTCCCTTGGAGAATGCACCTATCCTAAATAACAAACAGATTGACATCGGTTCACAATGTGTTGGGCAACCGGGCTGAGTCTTATAGGTCTACAGCCGGACCCCTATTTCCTCCCTAAACGTCTGCAACGACCGCCTGGTCAATGCTCGATCAAAAAAGTTGACCCAACCAGACCCTTACTTAGTCCCTATACGCCTGGACTGACCGGCACCCCTCAAATTTGGGCCAAATGTAGGGACAATATGAGGGCAGCCGGACGCGACCGGGCACCCCGCTCCAGGTCATAGCGGTCCCACGTACAACCACCCAAAGCCCCTTCTAGGTCAAGACAGAGGCACCCAAATTTAGTCCCACTTCGCCGTGCGAGAAGGACGTTGACCGACTTAAATTGCCGCATCGGTGAATGGCGCCAAGCTTCTCTCTTGTTGCATAGGTCGATCAATTATTGTTGTGTGAACGAGGTAGCTTGACACTAGATGGCATTTCATCAACTCATGATTGTTCATTGGGTGTCATGTTCATCTCGTTCATATACGTCCCTACTACAATGAATGTGATTTTAAAATTGTTCATCGGGTTTTATTTTGGCCTACACTCTTGCACCGTTCGACACATTGTGATTCATAAAATGTCGTGCAAACATGAATGTTCCGTTTGTGAAGGAGATAGACGATGAGTATTAATCTTCTCTGTGGTTAATAGTGGAGAAGATTAATAGTGATAGTCCATCTCCTTAACAAAGGATGCATTGATTACTGAAGCTTATCGCTTCTGAACTACCCGGCTAGTCGACTAGCTCCTCATGCGGCGAGGTGGGACAAAAACATCTGAAACCCGCCGGCCCAATATGGATGTGAAAAATCTTAGTATGAGCAATTTACTATTCGGTGTTTTTTGACAATCCCGCCGGCCCAACGTCCGCAACATCCAAAATGATCGATGTGCATGTGTTTGCATGTATTAGCTGTTTTGAAAATATGCTTTGCGGTTGCAAATGGTAAAATTTGAGGCCCGTCCGTTCACTATCCGCGGGCAGGTCCGTATAACATTTTAGGGGTCACATTTGCAGGTTGCGGCAGCGGATGCTCTTAAGGCGAAAACTTTAACTACCAGTTTGAAAACCACGTTAACGGGAGCAATGGGTCTAAAATTGAGCCTCATTGCAATAAAATGAACCTTTTTTTCGTTTGCAGCGAGCCAAGAAAAGTTTCTCTTTTTGGCAGTGAGTTCATCTTGTTAATTAAATGAACCATAGTTCCATACAGTGACTTCATCATTGGAGCCAAAGAAAAATTATCTCGTGGCTACAACTTCTGCAATTTCCAGCTTCCGTTTTGTAACTAATAACAAATAAATATCCCAGTTATATATATACGCCGTGAGTAGTTTCTACTCAGTGGCATTAAACGAGCAAATATGGCAGAGCCAGGTCGAGGAAAGGCTGAAGGCAGCACCTACTTCCCTCTCCTCACAAACCCAGCGCCGCACCCGGTTCTTGCACCGGATCACTGTACTTTTATCCCCTTTTCCAGCTTGAATCTTCTTCCTGTTCCGTCACCGTCATTCCACTACGCCACAGCCTCGTAGGAAGCTGTCCGAGTTATTCAAGTGCCCGAGCCACAGCTCCCGCAGCTCCGGGAACGCCACCTCCAGCCACGGCTTCCGCGGCCCGCTGAAATGCAGGACGGCGGAGAGCTGCAGCAGCTCGGCGTCGGGCATGCGCCGGCCGAGGTCCGGCAGGTGCCACAGCGGCTCGATCGCCTGCACCCGACCGTCCAACGCTATCAGGGCCGGCGGCAGCGACCCCATCTTCCACAGCCTGAACCCTGATTCGCGGTTCTGCACGCACCCGACACAAGAAGTTAATGAACCTTGTCACTTCTCACTTGTCTTGTCGGTACTGCTAAGAGTTGCTTGCTCGATCGTGGTACGAAAATGGTGAGAGTACAGGGTAAGGAGGGCTTGCCTTTTGCAGCCATAGCTGATACGTCTCGGTAACGTTCGCTCCTCGCCAAGCGTCGAGGTCGACGATGGTGGCGCCCCAGGACCACGCGCAGTGCGAACCGTCGAGGCCTAGCGACGACACTGCAGGGTCAGTGAAGTTGAGGTGCTCGCTGAGAGTCCTCTCGATGCAGATGCCACCGTCCGCGCCGGGCCGGTGCGCGCCGACCGCGCCCATGATGTTCCCGTCCAGGTCCTGCTCCCACAGCCCGGCCAGATCCTTGCGCACCACGACGTCGTCGTCGAGCAGTATCACCCTCGGGAGCTCCGGGAAGAACTGCACACGATGGTTAACACACAAGGTGCCAATTGTTACTCACCATTTCATCCATCGACGATAGTAATACAGATGTACTGTGTTCCTGTTCTTTTGGTTTACCTCTGGGAGATGGATTTTGAGATAGTTGAGGATCGAAAACGTGCTCGGCTTGGTGGCCTCAAGCCTCCTGTACTCCCTCTCCACCGATCCATCGCACAGCTGGTGATAATCCAGCGAGCTCTTCTGGACCTCGTCGATGGTCCTCATGACAGAGACGATGGCATCGCCGTCGCGCCAGTCGAACTGGTGGAGGCCCTTGACCTCGACGACCGCCGGAGCAACCGGGTGCAGCGCGAACCACGAGTGCATCGGGACGTAGCTCTTCTTGTCGGTGACGACGTGGAACACGAGCCTCGACGGGCCGGCCGAGCTCCGGACGGCGGACGCCACGGCCACGGCGGCCGCAAGAACGTTGTCGGTGACGAGGCAGACGTGGACGCGAGAGGCATCTGTTAGGCGAGGGGCGTACTGCGGCAACGGCACTGGGGAGCGGGCCGCGGAGTTCACCGCGAACTCCTCGGCCAGCCGCAGCGCCAGGCAGTGCATGCTCTTGGGGATGCCGAGCGAGGCCAGGTGCCGGTTGAACAGAGTCTGGATTCTTGACGACTTGAGCTTCCGGTCCATCTTTAGCAGCTGGTTCaaatcacacacacacacaccagaAATTCAGAACGAATGAATGATTACAGGTTTGCATGTTTGACAAATCGAGGAGCGTCCATGCATGACCATGCAGATGAAAGCAGCAGATCATATCTCTAGGCTAGAGAAGGCACGAGCAGGGGACAACACAGGGACCATATGATGAGGCCTTTCCGCGGGGAAAGCACTTTGGTTGCTGAATTCAGCTAAGGTGGCAGTAACATGCAGCTGCAGGCATGCTACCGAAAACCCGCTAAAAGTTGAGCAAGGATTTTCGGGAGAAAGTGTCAAAGTGCTTGTAGATTCGACGTACGTACCATGGCCATTATCTTCACGACCACGTCTTCCATGTCAAGCCGATCATAGGAGGCCAGAATGGTGTCCATCTCCGCCATGAGACCGTCCAAGGAATCCGGTGCCGCTTCCACCACCACGGGGTCCAGCAGGGTAGCCACCCTGTGGCTTCTCTTCCACTCTCTCATAAATTCCTGATCATTCCATTCATCAAAATTGACAGTCATTTTATTTATCAGTAAAAAGTACTACTAGTAAGAAACATCATGTGTGTTCTGCGCGTGAAAACAAAGATCTATGAGCATGCATGCATGGATCATGGATGGCTAAAGGACCACAACTCCACAACCGCAAGGCCGCAACTGCTTGGAAAAGAGCGAACGCACGTATAGTTCCAAACACAAAGGATTAAAGGTCTTGTCCGATGAGCACTTCCACGCTGGATTGCAGGCCACCAGTGGAGAATCCGAGCGAGCGAGTCGCCTCATTCACAAGAAGAAAGTCACAAGGGTTTTGTATGTATCCATGGCGGCTCGCAGCAGAATAAACCCAGCCCACCAACTGGTCGGGGACCCGCCAGGCCGGAATAATGCAGGCACGTACGTACGAATCTACCACTATGCGGAGTTTCGTCCTCCTGGGTCGTCAAAGTAGGCAGTTTTTCTGGTACAAATTGACCAGAAAAAGTTGTCAATCCACGACCGTTTCACGTACCAGCTCCACCTTTGAAGAACACAAGCCGCGAACCCCGCGCAGCGCCTTTTTAGATGAGCAAAAGTGCTTGACCTCGGTCGGACTTTGCTTTTCTTAGGCGACTTCGGTCGGACTTTGATGAGATGGACTGATCACACTCACACACCGGCTAAACGGCCtatttaattttatttatttactagaacaatgcccgtgcgttgcaacggagtATAAATCTTCTAGTACGTCGGCTTGTGATTTACCTGTCTATAATAACGCGATTGTGTAAATAAATGATCATCAAATTCTGCTCATGAATTACCTTAGATTTTGATCTGAAGTttggtaagtaaattaaagtgaaACTGGTTCaaaaggtaagtaattaagttgATTTATTATCATATAAGGAAGGTTGGACGAAGAGTGGTGCGAATAAAGGTAAAATGGGAACCTTACATTCTTtttctctactcctaatggagcagttcGTAGTCTCGCTTTCAGATTTTTTTTCGTCCCACCACTTTCGTCCGGGTTTTTTTCATAGGTTAACCGTCGTAGATTTTTTTCGTCGCCTCCCTCACTTCATCGGTTTATTTTCACTTCACCCTCTCACACAACGAAAAAAACTGAACGGATCAGAACTTTCCATACTGACGCAAATTATTTAGTAATGTCTTTATGTAAAAGAATCAATCACAATCaatctctaaagatcaaatctaaattaattaatcTTCATAACGTTTGTTTCCTTCCGAATCACGTCCATAACTTTCCTTTCTTATTTGGGCAGAAACTATTTGATAGCAGAGATTAGGAAGCTTCCTATGAGTGTAGTAATAGGAAGTATTCTTTTTCTTGATGATTCGTTTTCATACTGACGCAAATTATTTAGTAATGTCTTTATGTAAAAGAATCAATCACAATCaatctctaaagatcaaatctaaattaattaatcTTCATAATGTTTGTTTCCTTCCGAATTACGTCCATAACTTTCCTTCCTTGTTTGGGCAGAAACTGTTTGGTAGCAGAGATTAGGAAGCTTTCTATGAGTGTAGTAATAGGAAGTATTCTTTTTCTTGATGATTCGTTTCCATGCATGATGATAGTAAATTAGGCCAACATTCACCACTATTTATCAACGTCATCAATCGTATCCATTCCTATCAGTTTTAAGGGAATCTGCTCGCTATGTCTTTTTTAAGGGGATCCGCTCGCTAAGTCGTCATCGCACGTTATTTTCACAAGCAATTCCCCTAAAAAAGGCGTGGGTATTGGTAGTTGAACGCCCGCTAGGTTTTCCGTCTGTCCCATCCTCGCGCTgtgccgccgccacccgccgaaTTTCCAGCCGCCCGAGCCCGTTAACTTCGCCAGCCATCGGGTCGACTGCCCCCGCCCCAAACCCCCATCCCCGAGCACTAGCTATCGTCGCGTTGCCGCCCCAAGCTCCACGCCACCGGGAACGAATCAAGTGCCGTCCCGACACCGCTGTCGCCGGCCCAGCACCTCCAGCCTTGCATGGACAGCTTCAATGTGCAGTCTCCCTTGCTGCCTCACCTTCTGCCAGCGCATGCAGCGGCGGGGTTGGACGCGTGCGTGCTTGCTAGCTTGCTCTCCGTGCGTACGTACTTGCTCTGCGTGCGTCGCACCGGCCAATGCGCATGATGCGTGTGTGCCTACTTTTCTGTATGTGTATGCCAGCGTGATGCGTGTGTGCCTACTTTTCTGTATGTGTATGCCAGCGTGATGCGTGTGTGCGTTGCTGTGTGTGTATGATATAGATGGCCCAAGCGTGTGCATGTTGTGCTCTGCTCTCTGCTGATCTATGTGTTGGTGCTCCTGCTATATGTTCATGCCATACAAATAAAATTTCTGTTAATCTTCTGACATGTTGAGTTGGTTCTCTCTGTCTTCTGAGGGGATGAATGCAAAGCAGTCTATTAAGCCAGGCACTATTGCTGAGCTAAATTGACAAAAAAATA from Triticum urartu cultivar G1812 chromosome 3, Tu2.1, whole genome shotgun sequence encodes:
- the LOC125544701 gene encoding probable galacturonosyltransferase 15, translating into MRLYITAAAGDDDVTKPKAPQLQAARRGYRSVVVTGLLAGVLLFRAALLAIETGASLCPSATGCSDWRAGLGRWLYGGGGDATEEFMREWKRSHRVATLLDPVVVEAAPDSLDGLMAEMDTILASYDRLDMEDVVVKIMAMLLKMDRKLKSSRIQTLFNRHLASLGIPKSMHCLALRLAEEFAVNSAARSPVPLPQYAPRLTDASRVHVCLVTDNVLAAAVAVASAVRSSAGPSRLVFHVVTDKKSYVPMHSWFALHPVAPAVVEVKGLHQFDWRDGDAIVSVMRTIDEVQKSSLDYHQLCDGSVEREYRRLEATKPSTFSILNYLKIHLPEFFPELPRVILLDDDVVVRKDLAGLWEQDLDGNIMGAVGAHRPGADGGICIERTLSEHLNFTDPAVSSLGLDGSHCAWSWGATIVDLDAWRGANVTETYQLWLQKNRESGFRLWKMGSLPPALIALDGRVQAIEPLWHLPDLGRRMPDAELLQLSAVLHFSGPRKPWLEVAFPELRELWLGHLNNSDSFLRGCGVVE